A genome region from Flavobacterium sp. CFS9 includes the following:
- a CDS encoding MATE family efflux transporter — translation MNFKQYTKEFSYNLRLAYPIILGMVGHTLIGIVDNIMVGKLGSTELAAVSLGNSLIFIAMSLGIGFSTAITPIVAEGDAEKNDGKIRSAFHHGLFLCILLGLILFGVIVLAKPLMELLEQPADVIALAKPYLDWVAFSLIPLIVYQGYKQFADGLSLTQYSMYAMVMANVLHVGINYMLIYGIWIFPKMGIIGAALGTVISRIFLVMFMHIMLSRRNDLKRFFKNFSFNQIKKETLKKIISIGFPSAMQMLFEVVLFTASIWLCGNIGKTSQAANQIALSLASMTFMFAMGLSVTSMIRVSNQRGLMDYKNLVVVARSIFLLAIIIETFFAILFVAFHDFLPHMFLNMENGGQLLDNNEVIGIASKLLLIAAVFQISDGIQVVVLGALRGLQDVKIPMYITFVAYWIVGFPISYYLAEYTELKAQGVWIGLLAGLTTAAIFLYLRFHYLTKKLIKNSVSNT, via the coding sequence GTGAATTTTAAGCAGTATACCAAAGAGTTTTCATATAATTTAAGATTAGCATACCCTATTATATTAGGAATGGTTGGACATACCCTGATTGGAATTGTCGACAATATAATGGTAGGGAAGTTAGGAAGTACAGAATTGGCAGCAGTCTCTCTGGGAAACAGTTTGATTTTTATCGCCATGTCGTTAGGAATTGGTTTCTCTACCGCTATTACACCAATTGTAGCAGAAGGTGATGCCGAAAAAAATGATGGTAAAATTCGTTCTGCCTTTCACCATGGACTGTTTTTATGCATTTTGTTAGGACTAATACTTTTTGGAGTTATTGTTTTAGCCAAACCGTTAATGGAATTACTGGAACAGCCTGCTGATGTAATTGCTCTTGCGAAACCCTATCTGGATTGGGTAGCTTTTTCTTTGATCCCGTTAATTGTGTATCAGGGGTACAAACAATTTGCGGATGGACTTTCGCTGACTCAATATTCAATGTATGCCATGGTTATGGCCAATGTACTGCACGTTGGAATCAACTATATGCTGATCTACGGAATTTGGATTTTTCCAAAAATGGGAATTATCGGAGCAGCATTAGGGACTGTGATTTCAAGAATATTTTTAGTAATGTTCATGCACATCATGCTTTCGAGAAGAAACGATTTGAAACGGTTCTTTAAAAACTTCAGTTTCAATCAAATCAAAAAAGAGACTCTGAAAAAAATAATCAGTATCGGATTTCCTTCGGCAATGCAGATGCTTTTTGAAGTGGTTTTGTTTACTGCGTCGATCTGGCTTTGCGGAAACATTGGAAAAACCAGTCAGGCCGCCAATCAAATTGCTTTAAGTCTGGCGTCTATGACCTTTATGTTTGCTATGGGATTAAGTGTAACATCGATGATTAGAGTAAGCAATCAAAGAGGTTTGATGGACTATAAAAACTTAGTTGTGGTAGCGCGTTCGATTTTTTTATTGGCAATTATAATCGAAACATTCTTTGCGATTCTGTTTGTAGCGTTTCATGATTTCCTGCCTCATATGTTTTTGAATATGGAAAACGGAGGGCAGCTTCTGGACAACAACGAGGTAATCGGTATCGCGTCAAAATTACTTTTAATAGCAGCCGTTTTTCAAATTTCTGACGGAATTCAGGTAGTTGTTCTGGGAGCATTACGTGGATTGCAGGATGTGAAAATACCGATGTACATTACATTTGTAGCCTATTGGATTGTGGGTTTCCCGATTTCCTATTATCTGGCAGAATATACGGAACTAAAAGCACAGGGAGTTTGGATTGGACTTTTGGCAGGATTAACGACTGCTGCAATATTTCTTTATCTGAGATTTCATTACCTGACTAAAAAATTAATCAAAAATTCAGTTTCAAATACTTAA
- a CDS encoding DUF6268 family outer membrane beta-barrel protein, with translation MNKTIFYLSQLFLFLLTSLAAQSQSKIAGELKIDYVPFSNYVRPMDSTKTSAESNFKRSQIAFEIPLSLEMDQYDRPKLWSFFANGSYAKMENKNYEIQSLPVEFQGGFPNEMLNAQIGVKHLRSISPTWSLMIMASVGVYTDMVEINKDDVLLQGGVFFIKHFNPNMAFGMGPVLTNSFGVPMVLPGIYFNWESRGAWHFKITFPESLQFGYRISENFDLKAVVELSGMTAETKVNNRTSLLGYQQIIAGIQPEIKLGKHWTLQPTAGSTLLRSFSSTNRKIKDIFREKDMANPRFTTTFYGAVALKWQF, from the coding sequence ATGAACAAAACAATCTTTTATCTATCGCAGCTTTTCCTTTTTTTATTAACAAGTCTTGCTGCACAATCACAATCCAAAATAGCAGGAGAACTTAAAATTGACTACGTTCCATTCTCCAATTATGTCCGTCCAATGGACAGTACCAAAACAAGCGCTGAAAGTAATTTCAAAAGGTCGCAAATTGCTTTTGAAATACCTCTTTCTCTGGAAATGGACCAATACGACCGTCCAAAATTATGGTCATTTTTTGCAAACGGAAGTTATGCCAAAATGGAAAACAAGAATTATGAAATTCAATCTCTTCCGGTAGAATTTCAGGGTGGATTTCCTAATGAAATGCTGAATGCGCAAATCGGAGTCAAACATTTACGTTCTATCTCACCAACCTGGTCGTTAATGATAATGGCTTCTGTGGGGGTTTACACGGATATGGTCGAGATCAACAAAGATGATGTATTGCTACAGGGCGGTGTGTTTTTCATCAAACATTTCAATCCCAATATGGCATTTGGTATGGGGCCTGTACTAACCAATAGTTTTGGTGTTCCGATGGTGCTTCCGGGAATTTATTTCAACTGGGAGTCCAGAGGTGCGTGGCATTTTAAAATCACCTTTCCGGAAAGTCTGCAATTTGGATATCGAATCTCGGAAAATTTTGACCTGAAAGCGGTGGTCGAACTAAGCGGAATGACAGCAGAAACAAAAGTGAATAACAGAACATCACTATTGGGGTATCAGCAAATTATTGCCGGTATACAGCCTGAAATTAAGCTTGGCAAACACTGGACCCTGCAGCCAACGGCAGGATCGACACTTTTACGCAGCTTCTCCAGTACCAACAGAAAAATTAAGGATATCTTCAGAGAAAAAGACATGGCTAATCCCAGATTTACCACTACATTTTACGGAGCTGTAGCCCTAAAATGGCAATTCTAA
- a CDS encoding LytR/AlgR family response regulator transcription factor has translation MKMKCLVIDDEPIARNGIVDFVSKIDFLEVAGTCASALEATSYIQEKEVDLLFLDINMPYLTGLEFLESLDNPPLVIFTTAYSEYALEGYRLQVVDYLLKPITFQRFYQAALKAKQWHQMLDTPKQDQLDPYLYVRQEEGFQKISWLDILYIEGMQNYAKLHFKDKVLVIHQTMISLEETLPTEIFFRIHKSFLVNITHIDSVSGGRLFVKGQELPISRTRREALLKEVVYKNLLSR, from the coding sequence ATGAAAATGAAATGCCTTGTTATCGATGATGAACCTATTGCAAGAAACGGAATAGTAGATTTTGTTTCTAAAATTGATTTTCTTGAAGTGGCAGGTACCTGTGCCTCCGCATTAGAAGCTACTTCGTACATTCAGGAAAAAGAAGTTGATTTGTTGTTTCTGGATATTAATATGCCGTATCTCACGGGATTGGAGTTTCTGGAATCGCTGGACAATCCGCCTTTGGTTATTTTTACGACCGCTTATTCTGAGTATGCTCTTGAAGGATATCGTTTGCAGGTGGTCGATTATTTATTAAAACCCATTACGTTTCAGCGTTTCTATCAGGCAGCTTTAAAAGCGAAACAATGGCATCAGATGCTGGATACCCCAAAGCAGGATCAATTAGATCCCTATTTGTATGTGCGTCAGGAGGAAGGATTTCAGAAGATCTCCTGGCTTGATATTCTCTATATTGAAGGAATGCAGAATTATGCAAAGCTCCATTTTAAAGATAAGGTTCTCGTAATTCATCAAACAATGATCTCTTTAGAAGAAACGCTTCCAACGGAAATTTTCTTTAGAATTCATAAATCTTTCCTTGTAAATATTACCCATATTGACTCCGTTTCCGGTGGACGATTATTTGTAAAAGGACAAGAACTACCCATTTCAAGAACACGCCGCGAAGCATTACTGAAAGAGGTAGTCTATAAAAATTTATTAAGCCGATGA
- a CDS encoding sensor histidine kinase, whose amino-acid sequence MIEAYGFLSAAFQAFLILLCSGLLAHFLSDMVLPVALRERRMALFAVQSVIIVLILSFCLAVIYAVFSNSHTRARLYPEEANMTMIQFLFARFFGSIPAAILICGTACGLRFYQEHNVIERNHAQLQQVHLEAQIKILQDQINPHLMFNVLNHIHILMQSDVKLASDLLIRFSDILRYQLYECNKEYVPLHLEIKYLKDLIGVEETRWGNELKVKCKWSIEDAQLQIAPLLLVPLIENAFKHVSRLPGQKGYVHLSCKQAEKQLHFKIENSYTEQYKIPSKNQGLGLENVKKRLAIQYPDKHQLNIIKTDFDFTVIVVLDLK is encoded by the coding sequence ATGATAGAGGCTTACGGTTTTCTATCGGCTGCTTTTCAGGCGTTTTTGATTTTACTGTGTTCGGGTCTTCTGGCACATTTTCTTAGTGATATGGTATTGCCTGTTGCATTGCGTGAAAGAAGAATGGCGCTATTTGCAGTGCAAAGTGTTATTATAGTTTTGATACTTTCATTTTGTCTGGCCGTTATTTATGCTGTCTTTTCAAATTCACATACCCGTGCACGATTGTATCCCGAAGAAGCAAACATGACCATGATTCAGTTTTTATTTGCACGATTTTTTGGCAGCATCCCCGCAGCTATTTTAATTTGCGGTACCGCTTGTGGGCTTCGTTTTTATCAGGAGCATAACGTAATCGAAAGAAACCATGCTCAGCTACAACAGGTTCATCTCGAGGCACAAATCAAGATTTTGCAGGATCAGATTAATCCACATCTCATGTTTAATGTGCTCAATCATATTCATATTTTGATGCAGAGTGACGTAAAACTGGCTTCGGATTTACTGATTCGGTTCTCGGATATTTTGAGGTATCAATTGTATGAATGTAACAAAGAATACGTACCGCTGCATCTTGAAATAAAATACCTGAAAGACTTAATTGGAGTCGAAGAAACGAGATGGGGCAATGAATTAAAAGTAAAATGCAAGTGGAGTATCGAAGATGCTCAGCTTCAGATCGCACCATTGCTTTTAGTTCCTCTAATAGAAAATGCATTCAAGCACGTTTCAAGGCTTCCGGGGCAAAAAGGATATGTGCATTTGTCGTGTAAGCAAGCTGAGAAACAATTGCATTTTAAGATCGAGAATTCTTATACAGAACAATACAAAATCCCTTCAAAGAATCAAGGACTCGGACTTGAAAATGTAAAAAAAAGACTGGCAATTCAATATCCCGACAAACACCAGTTAAACATCATTAAAACCGATTTTGATTTTACAGTAATTGTGGTTTTAGATCTGAAGTAA
- a CDS encoding porin family protein, with the protein MNTYKLLWLTAFFTLISFKLQAQSPLPIHVGIKAGSNYSELPTSKGLDSKYAAGFFGGAMARFDFKRFYIQNEILYSEKSSKIEKTASLPSKNLKWRSLEVPLVIGYKIIDQSLLNVRVFGGGVYSYVLDENVSSVSQLKTTYGKFNKSNIGYQVGAGIEISKFTLDITYQGGLNNVSKEFSSKPNSFNIGVGYFIF; encoded by the coding sequence ATGAACACGTACAAATTATTATGGTTGACAGCTTTTTTTACATTAATCTCTTTTAAATTGCAGGCACAATCTCCGCTTCCTATTCATGTTGGAATAAAAGCAGGATCAAACTATTCCGAACTTCCGACTTCAAAAGGTCTAGATTCAAAGTATGCAGCAGGTTTTTTTGGAGGTGCGATGGCACGATTTGATTTCAAGCGCTTCTATATTCAAAATGAAATTCTCTACAGCGAGAAATCTTCGAAAATCGAAAAAACAGCTTCTTTACCCTCTAAAAATTTAAAATGGAGAAGCCTCGAAGTACCGTTGGTAATTGGTTACAAAATAATCGATCAATCGTTGCTCAACGTAAGAGTTTTTGGAGGAGGAGTTTATTCTTATGTGTTGGATGAAAATGTTTCCTCTGTAAGTCAGTTGAAAACTACCTATGGAAAATTTAACAAGTCCAATATAGGCTATCAGGTTGGAGCAGGAATCGAAATTTCGAAATTTACATTAGATATCACTTATCAGGGAGGGTTGAACAACGTAAGTAAGGAGTTTAGTTCGAAGCCAAATTCGTTTAACATTGGGGTTGGTTATTTCATATTTTAA
- a CDS encoding cytochrome-c peroxidase, with protein sequence MKKIYGLFFLLALVACQKKDKHQEVNELFQSDITLLIEKVAKLKYSVQSDSTAVQIQRQFLEAHQSYKSVEMISEYYSPAVSKAINGPAIPEFEENDKVTVPPEGFQVIEELVFPKYDKEHKKELLQELGVLSANLTRLEKVSKNNQLTDAHVFDAMRLEVYRMVTLGITGFDSPVALNSLPEAMAALETIEKYYKVYVEDKAVSNSNEVLEILKKGQQYLKTNTNFNAFDRAYFIKEIANPLNKGLFKTRSELGIPLMKEQRGLKATAQTLFDSAAFDPEAFSGFPDYETTPEKIALGKKLFNDPVLSGNNTRSCASCHHADKAFTDGLERAVSLDGKSMLQRNTPTLNHIAFQRVFFDDSRVSYLEDQAIAVIKNENEMHGSLEKSALVLQKNPDYVRDFKKAFPKGTINEFEIKNALASYIRSLSQYDSKFDAYMQNKENFTPDEKAGFNLFAGKAKCATCHFIPLTNGTVPPNFDRSESEILGVPNKSKKLDGDLGKFVITQAAIHKHSFKTPTIRNITLTAPYMHNGVYNTLEEVIDFYNEGGGLGLGFDLPNQTLPEDKLNLSELEKKQLIAFMRTLTDKKYLK encoded by the coding sequence ATGAAAAAAATATACGGTTTGTTTTTCCTGCTGGCATTGGTAGCCTGTCAGAAAAAAGACAAACATCAGGAAGTAAATGAACTGTTTCAGTCTGATATTACTTTACTGATTGAGAAGGTTGCCAAGTTGAAATATTCCGTACAGTCGGATTCTACTGCAGTACAAATTCAGAGACAATTTCTTGAAGCACATCAGAGTTACAAAAGTGTCGAAATGATAAGTGAGTATTATTCGCCTGCGGTTTCTAAGGCAATAAACGGCCCTGCAATACCGGAGTTTGAAGAAAATGATAAAGTGACTGTTCCGCCGGAAGGATTTCAGGTTATTGAAGAATTGGTTTTCCCTAAATATGACAAAGAACATAAAAAAGAATTGCTTCAGGAGTTAGGTGTCTTGTCGGCTAATTTGACTCGTTTAGAGAAAGTTTCAAAAAACAATCAATTGACAGACGCGCATGTTTTTGATGCGATGCGATTGGAAGTATATCGAATGGTTACTTTAGGAATAACGGGATTTGATTCCCCTGTTGCACTGAACTCACTTCCTGAAGCTATGGCAGCTTTAGAAACTATCGAGAAATATTACAAAGTGTATGTCGAAGATAAAGCGGTTTCAAATTCGAATGAAGTGCTTGAAATATTGAAGAAAGGACAGCAATATTTAAAAACAAATACCAATTTTAATGCCTTTGACCGGGCGTATTTTATCAAAGAAATCGCCAATCCATTAAACAAAGGACTCTTTAAAACCAGATCAGAATTGGGTATTCCGCTGATGAAAGAACAACGAGGCTTAAAAGCAACAGCGCAGACTCTATTTGATTCAGCAGCATTTGATCCCGAGGCATTTTCAGGTTTCCCGGATTATGAAACAACGCCCGAGAAAATTGCGTTAGGAAAAAAGCTGTTCAATGATCCGGTTTTATCAGGAAACAACACCCGTTCCTGTGCTTCGTGTCATCATGCCGATAAAGCTTTTACCGACGGATTGGAAAGAGCCGTTTCATTAGACGGAAAATCGATGCTCCAGCGCAACACACCGACACTTAATCATATTGCTTTTCAGCGTGTATTTTTTGATGATTCCAGAGTCAGTTATCTCGAAGATCAGGCCATTGCTGTAATTAAAAATGAAAACGAAATGCACGGTTCGTTGGAGAAATCAGCTTTAGTGCTTCAAAAGAATCCGGACTATGTGCGAGATTTCAAAAAAGCTTTCCCAAAAGGCACTATCAATGAATTTGAGATCAAGAATGCTTTGGCTTCTTATATTCGGTCATTGAGTCAGTACGATTCAAAATTTGATGCTTATATGCAAAATAAAGAGAATTTCACGCCGGATGAAAAAGCAGGTTTTAATTTGTTTGCCGGAAAAGCTAAATGTGCGACCTGTCATTTTATTCCGTTAACCAACGGAACAGTTCCTCCTAATTTTGACCGATCGGAGAGTGAAATATTGGGTGTTCCGAATAAAAGCAAAAAGCTGGACGGAGATTTAGGAAAGTTTGTCATCACACAGGCGGCTATTCATAAACATTCTTTTAAAACGCCAACGATCCGAAACATTACACTTACCGCTCCTTACATGCACAATGGAGTTTACAACACTCTTGAAGAAGTAATCGACTTTTATAATGAAGGAGGAGGTTTAGGTTTAGGATTCGATCTTCCGAATCAAACTTTACCTGAAGACAAGTTAAACTTATCAGAGTTGGAGAAAAAACAGCTCATCGCCTTCATGAGAACTTTGACGGACAAAAAGTATCTGAAGTAA
- a CDS encoding PPK2 family polyphosphate kinase has translation MKSIDPNDFKVTEKIRLAKIPTLLDIDADSDEKEARLDKVQAKLSNLQDVMYAHNKYAVLICLQGMDTSGKDSLIREVFKEFNPRGVVVHSFKTPNSTELEHDYLWRHYIALPEKGKFAIFNRTHYENVLVTRVHPEYILGENLPGINSVEDITPKFWKRRIEQINNFERHIAENGTIVLKFYLHLSKEEQRQRLLRRLEEEKHHWKFSPGDLKEREHWDEYQQYYEEAINRTSTEHAPWYVVPADDKEMARYIVAKTIWEEMQKHTDIKEPELDDKIKANIELYKQQLRKES, from the coding sequence ATGAAATCGATAGATCCGAATGATTTTAAAGTTACAGAAAAAATAAGACTAGCAAAGATTCCAACTTTACTTGACATCGATGCTGATAGTGATGAAAAAGAAGCCAGACTGGATAAGGTACAGGCCAAACTAAGCAATTTGCAGGATGTAATGTATGCGCACAATAAGTACGCGGTTTTAATCTGCCTGCAGGGAATGGATACTTCAGGAAAAGACAGCCTGATCAGGGAAGTTTTTAAAGAGTTTAACCCGCGTGGGGTAGTGGTGCACAGTTTTAAAACTCCTAATTCGACTGAATTGGAACATGATTATCTTTGGAGACATTATATTGCTTTGCCGGAAAAAGGGAAGTTTGCAATTTTTAACCGTACGCATTACGAGAATGTTTTGGTTACGAGGGTGCATCCGGAATATATTTTGGGAGAAAATTTACCGGGAATCAACTCGGTGGAGGATATTACACCGAAGTTCTGGAAAAGGAGAATCGAGCAGATCAATAATTTTGAAAGGCATATTGCCGAAAATGGAACTATTGTGCTGAAGTTTTATCTTCATTTAAGTAAAGAAGAACAAAGACAGCGTTTGCTGCGTCGCTTGGAAGAGGAGAAGCACCACTGGAAATTTTCGCCTGGTGATTTAAAAGAACGCGAACATTGGGACGAATACCAACAATATTATGAAGAAGCGATCAACAGAACTTCGACTGAACACGCACCATGGTATGTTGTTCCGGCAGATGATAAGGAAATGGCACGTTACATAGTGGCCAAGACCATCTGGGAGGAAATGCAAAAACATACCGACATCAAAGAACCTGAATTAGACGATAAAATAAAAGCCAATATTGAGCTTTATAAACAACAGCTTAGAAAAGAGTCTTAG
- a CDS encoding prolyl oligopeptidase family serine peptidase, producing MIRKTTLALLIFITSQTTQAQYQYPATPEHPVVDDYFGTKITDSYRWLEDMKNPEVQKWFKDQGDYTNTVIKKIPGRDALFSRMKEIQSLGGDSYGVVSQLGENYYYTKNKKGESIYKLYFRKGINGAEILLLDPEAFKKGATITDYEVSPDQKKLAITLAENGSEVCELRIMDLESKTFLSDKLTPVWSEFNFDFTPDSKAITYTKMSSGDSNSDDFLKNMKALIHIIGTNPETDKVLASKNNNPNLNILSEQFPDISFSDNYSYIILRIGSTKNEELSFYAPFSELNNIKINWKPLIKFEDEVTSSHIIGDKVFFLSHKNAPNYKIGFIDIKNPDFKKATIVVPETNKVLRRMQKSKNFIYYSLSDGINQDKYQINAKTLQIKMIPLPKGSNGGAALNPRENDNMSFSNNGWITPSTDYDYNALSGKLKKAEQFISSKAYPDYSQQYAVKEIEVPSHDGVMVPLSIIYPKNIKMNGSTPCYITGYGAYGSSSTPYFIGPSLMTLLEQNVVIAIAHVRGGGEKGNEWHKGGMKATKPNTWKDFIACSEYLIKEKYTSPDKLIGNGVSMGGVLIGRAVTERPDLFRVALIEVGCTNAIRMETTPNGPNQIPEIGSLKNKEDVKHILEMDAQNKVKKGEKYPAILLRTGINDPRVSPWEPGKFAATLQNSTGSDKPVLLHVNYANGHFSNDLDITYGDDADMFAFALWQVGNSKFQIK from the coding sequence ATGATCCGGAAAACCACTTTAGCTCTTCTAATTTTTATTACAAGTCAAACTACGCAGGCACAATACCAATATCCAGCTACTCCCGAGCATCCTGTAGTGGATGATTATTTTGGCACTAAGATAACTGATTCATATCGCTGGCTTGAAGACATGAAAAACCCTGAGGTTCAAAAATGGTTCAAAGATCAGGGGGATTACACCAATACTGTTATTAAAAAGATTCCCGGACGTGATGCTCTTTTTAGCAGAATGAAAGAAATTCAGTCTTTAGGCGGGGATAGTTATGGCGTTGTTAGTCAACTAGGTGAAAACTATTACTATACCAAAAACAAAAAAGGAGAAAGCATTTATAAATTGTACTTTAGAAAAGGAATTAATGGAGCCGAAATTCTATTACTAGACCCTGAAGCCTTCAAAAAAGGGGCAACAATTACGGACTATGAGGTAAGCCCTGACCAAAAGAAATTAGCCATTACTTTAGCCGAAAATGGCAGTGAAGTTTGTGAACTTCGAATCATGGATCTCGAATCAAAAACATTTCTTTCAGATAAACTGACTCCCGTTTGGAGCGAATTTAATTTTGATTTTACTCCGGACAGCAAAGCAATAACCTACACAAAAATGAGTAGTGGTGACAGTAATAGCGATGATTTTTTAAAAAACATGAAAGCTTTGATTCATATTATTGGTACCAATCCGGAAACCGACAAAGTTCTGGCCTCAAAAAATAATAATCCTAATTTGAATATTCTTTCGGAACAGTTTCCAGACATCTCCTTTTCTGATAATTATTCATATATTATTCTTCGTATTGGATCTACAAAAAATGAAGAATTATCTTTTTATGCCCCGTTCTCAGAACTAAATAATATTAAAATAAACTGGAAACCTCTAATTAAATTCGAAGACGAAGTAACAAGCAGTCATATAATTGGTGACAAAGTTTTTTTCCTTTCTCATAAAAATGCTCCAAATTACAAAATAGGTTTTATTGACATTAAAAACCCTGATTTTAAAAAAGCTACAATTGTCGTTCCTGAAACGAACAAAGTACTTCGAAGAATGCAAAAATCTAAAAACTTTATTTATTATTCATTGAGTGACGGAATCAATCAGGACAAATATCAGATTAATGCAAAGACTTTACAAATCAAAATGATCCCTTTGCCAAAAGGTTCTAATGGAGGAGCTGCCTTAAATCCCCGTGAGAATGACAATATGAGTTTTTCCAACAATGGCTGGATTACTCCCTCCACAGATTATGACTATAATGCTTTATCGGGTAAATTAAAAAAAGCGGAACAGTTTATATCGAGTAAAGCTTATCCTGATTATTCGCAACAATATGCCGTAAAAGAAATAGAAGTACCAAGCCATGACGGTGTAATGGTTCCGCTATCTATTATATATCCAAAAAACATAAAAATGAATGGTTCTACACCATGCTATATTACTGGTTACGGCGCATACGGATCTAGTTCAACTCCTTATTTTATTGGCCCTTCGCTAATGACGTTGTTAGAACAAAACGTTGTAATTGCAATCGCTCATGTACGTGGTGGTGGCGAAAAAGGCAATGAGTGGCACAAAGGCGGCATGAAGGCTACAAAACCAAACACTTGGAAAGATTTTATTGCCTGTTCAGAATATTTGATCAAAGAAAAATATACCTCCCCGGATAAACTTATTGGAAATGGAGTTAGTATGGGCGGCGTATTGATTGGAAGGGCAGTTACAGAACGCCCAGATCTTTTTAGAGTGGCTCTTATTGAGGTTGGCTGTACAAATGCCATAAGAATGGAAACAACTCCAAATGGTCCCAATCAGATTCCAGAAATTGGTTCTTTAAAAAATAAAGAAGATGTCAAGCATATATTAGAAATGGATGCTCAGAATAAAGTTAAAAAGGGAGAAAAATATCCAGCAATATTACTTCGTACCGGAATCAATGATCCTAGAGTTTCTCCTTGGGAGCCTGGAAAGTTTGCCGCTACTTTACAAAATAGCACTGGTTCAGATAAACCTGTCTTATTACATGTCAATTATGCTAACGGACATTTTTCTAATGATTTAGATATTACCTACGGTGATGATGCCGATATGTTTGCTTTTGCGTTGTGGCAGGTTGGTAACTCAAAATTTCAAATTAAATAA
- a CDS encoding RNA polymerase sigma factor: protein MNRDAQRQVYEHMAPKLYRVCKRYLKKEEEIEEAMADAFYTIFTKLDQLKELLAFEAWARKITVNHCLATIKKNTNFNMYLDDVKLLSQPFTEEVNALEEEDLLNLLNHIPDGCKTVFNLFIIEGFGHKEIAAMLNISEGTSKSQLNAAKTKLKELVNKLYYQKAK, encoded by the coding sequence ATGAACCGCGATGCTCAGCGTCAGGTTTATGAGCATATGGCTCCAAAACTGTATCGCGTTTGCAAACGATACCTTAAGAAGGAAGAAGAAATTGAAGAAGCTATGGCTGATGCTTTCTATACCATATTTACAAAGCTGGATCAACTTAAAGAACTTTTAGCTTTTGAAGCCTGGGCGCGAAAAATTACCGTCAACCATTGTTTGGCAACCATCAAGAAAAACACCAATTTCAACATGTACCTTGATGACGTCAAATTGCTTTCGCAGCCTTTTACCGAAGAAGTGAACGCATTGGAAGAAGAAGATTTGCTGAATTTACTAAATCATATTCCGGACGGTTGTAAAACGGTTTTTAATCTTTTTATTATCGAAGGTTTCGGACATAAAGAAATAGCCGCTATGTTAAACATTTCTGAGGGCACATCGAAATCACAATTGAATGCCGCTAAAACCAAATTAAAGGAATTAGTAAATAAATTGTATTACCAAAAAGCAAAATAG